From a region of the Fibrobacter sp. UWB2 genome:
- a CDS encoding fibrobacter succinogenes major paralogous domain-containing protein, protein MALNQNAKINEFVVGLLNVGIAVFFTLLLAACGDDTSSEPVAAVAVERPSSIYWAGSFAGPEEIYNPAYLWVYYNTTDGCSYIYTYSGWTLFASGAKNVNNESNATTIDGHDGIDGKNGADGRDGINGKDGLNGANGKDGVDGKDGKDGIDGKNGNDGRDGIDGKDGKDGKDGKDGIDGKNGIDGRDGVDGKDGEDGFVFVRSTEEISDGVAYDVKSYAQLEAGNPYFYMYYKFFFVSNNLAKSYVCYHNAANMNSKQVSYLDFTENDCGESSYVKTYSKTGYVTSTTQMMYSLNTEIKIIYVYYPSSSIVHYYAQYQGNKLLTATEYDENGKALSTGSSVVLAAIENTQITEDCSSVKDSNETSLFDVKSITLDRYHVLGLSTDRNILATVLVNDISLIDTSEGIFIQVTNSNQDTVINFRAVAISQDTIRATISAPILDSYSYNGKEYMVRLKVGEQVFKNTNTKFNVSDSYYNIAISTPSRINLDKATTDSFSVWVKGYNIDFVNKVQIIVMDGEMNQLGDTVSVDLTPVQWLSDTCKNLQKVSTWIPIPQKEGTYDLILFVDGEIYGTKKYSFIVHKNPYFTSFSIPDASIDNVDSYVNATLAGKNFEKAGLDISALNLIFSKDYEIIDTLKYEATRRYNNDSIITLKIYIPRDVGAYEITARYDDASISSIFTVIGSCSLSQEGKLVQKEGAFYVCDADTFRVANTLEIELNKGCVDKNERLSILYKDVYSTTKWYYVCKSGSWEFTPIFEYGTLTDDRDDQMYKTIVIGEQTWMAENLNYADSINYPSMLKRNWCYENSLDNCDKYGRLYTWAAAIDSVKLYDDGNGVNCGYGKTCELPTKVQGICPDGWHLPDSTEWNALFVAVGGTTNAGRVLKSATDWKSSSYKGTDIYGFSALPAGYVSGGRSFNSIGERTYFWSSSVDNDNYAYVSYLRYNSNYALISNFQSENYGYNVRCVKDSN, encoded by the coding sequence ATGGCTTTGAATCAAAATGCGAAAATAAATGAATTCGTGGTGGGCTTGCTGAATGTTGGTATAGCTGTCTTTTTCACGCTTCTTCTTGCCGCTTGTGGCGACGATACGTCTTCAGAACCTGTGGCTGCAGTAGCAGTAGAAAGGCCGTCTTCCATTTATTGGGCAGGTTCCTTTGCTGGACCAGAAGAAATTTATAATCCTGCTTATTTATGGGTGTATTACAACACTACGGATGGCTGTTCTTACATCTATACATATTCGGGGTGGACTTTATTTGCTAGTGGAGCAAAAAACGTTAATAATGAGAGTAATGCAACGACTATTGATGGTCATGATGGCATCGATGGAAAAAATGGTGCGGATGGTCGAGATGGTATTAATGGAAAAGATGGCTTGAATGGAGCCAATGGTAAGGATGGCGTTGATGGTAAAGATGGAAAAGATGGTATTGATGGGAAAAATGGCAACGATGGTCGAGATGGTATAGACGGAAAAGATGGTAAAGATGGTAAAGATGGAAAAGACGGTATTGATGGGAAAAATGGCATCGATGGTCGGGACGGTGTTGATGGAAAAGATGGTGAAGATGGGTTTGTTTTCGTAAGGAGTACTGAGGAAATTAGCGATGGAGTTGCTTATGATGTTAAATCGTACGCTCAATTAGAAGCGGGAAATCCTTATTTCTATATGTATTATAAATTTTTCTTTGTAAGCAACAATCTTGCCAAATCGTATGTATGCTATCACAATGCTGCAAATATGAATTCTAAACAAGTTTCCTATTTAGATTTTACCGAGAATGATTGTGGTGAGTCGTCTTATGTTAAAACTTATTCGAAAACTGGTTATGTAACTTCAACTACGCAAATGATGTATTCTCTTAATACTGAAATAAAAATAATTTATGTTTATTATCCATCTTCAAGTATTGTTCATTATTACGCACAATATCAGGGGAATAAACTACTTACAGCTACAGAATATGATGAAAATGGAAAAGCTTTGTCGACAGGTTCCTCCGTAGTTTTGGCGGCGATAGAAAATACCCAAATTACAGAAGATTGCTCCTCTGTGAAAGACTCGAATGAAACGAGTTTATTCGATGTTAAATCCATCACACTTGACAGATACCATGTGTTGGGATTGTCGACTGATCGAAATATCTTGGCAACGGTTCTTGTAAACGATATTTCGCTCATTGATACTAGTGAAGGTATTTTTATTCAGGTGACGAATTCAAATCAGGATACTGTTATCAATTTCAGGGCTGTAGCAATATCGCAGGATACAATAAGGGCTACTATTTCAGCTCCTATATTGGATAGCTATTCCTATAATGGTAAAGAATATATGGTGCGTCTAAAAGTTGGTGAACAGGTTTTCAAAAATACGAACACAAAATTCAATGTAAGTGATTCGTATTATAATATCGCTATAAGTACTCCATCTAGAATTAACTTAGATAAGGCGACAACGGATTCGTTCTCTGTATGGGTGAAAGGATATAACATTGATTTTGTAAACAAAGTGCAAATCATTGTCATGGATGGTGAAATGAATCAACTGGGTGACACTGTAAGTGTTGATTTGACTCCTGTTCAGTGGCTTAGTGATACTTGTAAAAATTTACAGAAGGTTTCCACTTGGATTCCAATTCCTCAAAAGGAAGGGACCTATGATTTGATATTGTTTGTGGATGGTGAAATATACGGAACAAAAAAATATTCCTTCATAGTTCATAAGAATCCGTATTTTACATCTTTTTCTATTCCTGATGCGTCCATTGACAATGTCGATAGCTATGTTAATGCGACCTTGGCTGGAAAAAATTTTGAAAAGGCCGGGCTTGATATTTCCGCATTGAATTTGATATTTAGCAAGGACTACGAGATTATTGATACTTTAAAATATGAAGCGACTCGCCGTTATAATAATGATTCTATAATTACTCTTAAGATTTATATTCCGCGGGATGTGGGGGCCTATGAAATTACAGCACGCTACGATGATGCTAGTATTTCATCAATATTTACGGTTATAGGAAGTTGTTCCTTAAGTCAGGAAGGTAAATTAGTTCAAAAGGAAGGTGCTTTTTATGTGTGTGATGCCGACACTTTCAGGGTTGCTAATACTTTGGAGATAGAACTCAATAAGGGGTGTGTCGATAAAAATGAAAGACTTTCTATTTTGTATAAGGACGTGTATTCAACTACGAAATGGTACTATGTTTGTAAAAGTGGTAGTTGGGAATTTACACCAATTTTTGAATATGGAACGTTAACCGATGATCGTGACGATCAAATGTACAAAACGATTGTTATCGGAGAGCAAACTTGGATGGCGGAAAACCTAAACTACGCAGATAGCATTAATTATCCGAGTATGTTGAAACGAAATTGGTGTTACGAAAATAGCTTGGATAATTGTGACAAGTATGGGCGTCTTTATACATGGGCGGCGGCAATCGATTCCGTGAAACTTTATGATGATGGAAATGGCGTGAATTGTGGTTACGGTAAAACCTGTGAACTCCCCACAAAAGTTCAGGGAATTTGCCCAGATGGTTGGCATTTGCCGGATTCTACGGAATGGAACGCCTTGTTTGTTGCTGTAGGTGGAACAACAAATGCGGGGAGAGTACTCAAATCGGCCACGGATTGGAAAAGCAGCAGTTACAAAGGTACTGATATTTATGGCTTCTCCGCATTGCCGGCAGGCTATGTATCTGGTGGTCGCAGCTTTAATTCAATAGGAGAACGAACTTATTTTTGGAGTTCTTCTGTGGATAATGACAATTATGCGTATGTTAGTTACTTGCGTTACAACTCTAACTATGCGTTGATAAGCAACTTTCAAAGTGAGAACTATGGATATAACGTTCGTTGCGTCAAGGACTCGAATTAA
- a CDS encoding polysaccharide deacetylase family protein produces the protein MNCNHSNRSTFIALSCGIALGLAGISTAAPLITVPWNGHVGAVSFTFDDALETQVLNLKPLLDAMPDVHVTFFLTAFQDRLKDNAAGFAALANAGHEMGNHTISHWHLTDYTYAELNQDVVEFADTIEATMAKYGADVKVVSFATPFCENNDKVKSVIDKRHMINRDCTYDGARTFWDEEPEWMSLPAKIWSRSGATVNEMLNALDTAAYIGKFDNSIPLEHPITDGSWLIVLQHDVSERMIDNYAINPDDIKTLFERAVKNGLWVAPLGTVAAYQRAHFVLDKAIFNKIDNGYSVTWKLPHEHMPKSVPLRVKLDTTRVSSKTTIEQNGKTITPESDGSFIIEFMTKSLTMRNTGTISLPKPQQSIKAYTRFTIFDLHGKRLGITNSFAIPETYPKGVYIIRAEAKGLMPLTKKISR, from the coding sequence ATGAACTGCAATCATTCAAATAGGTCCACATTTATCGCATTATCGTGCGGTATTGCTCTTGGGCTTGCAGGAATCAGCACAGCAGCCCCCTTAATAACTGTACCCTGGAACGGCCACGTCGGTGCCGTGAGCTTTACCTTTGATGACGCCCTCGAAACTCAGGTGCTGAACCTGAAGCCTTTGCTGGACGCTATGCCCGATGTGCACGTCACATTCTTCTTGACGGCATTCCAGGACCGCTTAAAAGATAACGCGGCCGGTTTTGCGGCTCTCGCGAACGCCGGACACGAAATGGGCAACCATACCATATCGCATTGGCACCTGACTGATTACACCTATGCCGAGCTGAACCAGGATGTTGTCGAATTTGCAGACACCATCGAAGCAACAATGGCAAAGTACGGCGCCGATGTCAAGGTCGTATCGTTTGCCACCCCATTCTGCGAAAACAACGACAAGGTCAAAAGCGTCATCGACAAGCGCCACATGATCAACCGCGACTGTACCTATGACGGAGCACGAACATTCTGGGACGAAGAACCCGAATGGATGAGCTTGCCTGCCAAAATATGGTCCCGTTCAGGCGCCACCGTAAACGAAATGCTCAACGCGCTCGACACGGCTGCATACATCGGCAAGTTCGACAACTCAATTCCGCTAGAACATCCAATAACCGATGGTTCGTGGCTCATTGTTTTGCAGCACGACGTTTCTGAAAGGATGATTGACAACTACGCCATCAACCCGGACGATATCAAGACTCTTTTCGAGCGCGCCGTCAAAAACGGCCTATGGGTAGCCCCGCTCGGGACTGTCGCCGCCTACCAGCGTGCCCATTTTGTGCTTGACAAGGCTATTTTCAACAAAATCGACAACGGCTATTCCGTGACATGGAAGCTCCCCCACGAGCACATGCCTAAAAGCGTCCCGCTCCGAGTCAAGCTCGACACGACGCGAGTTAGCAGCAAGACAACCATCGAGCAAAATGGTAAAACCATCACGCCCGAAAGCGACGGTTCTTTCATTATCGAGTTCATGACGAAAAGCCTCACCATGCGAAACACGGGAACCATATCCCTCCCGAAACCGCAGCAAAGCATCAAGGCTTACACTAGGTTCACTATTTTCGACCTGCATGGGAAAAGGCTCGGGATAACAAACAGTTTTGCCATCCCGGAAACCTACCCCAAGGGCGTTTATATCATCCGCGCCGAGGCCAAGGGGCTCATGCCCTTAACCAAAAAGATTAGCAGGTAA
- a CDS encoding sugar porter family MFS transporter translates to MAVEDNYKVGHVVMITLSAAIGGFLFGFDSSVINGANVALKGYFNCNDMQLGLAVSLALIGAAIGAYFAGRLADKFGRVRCMLAAAVLFFISAIGSGLPFTIYDFIAWRVIGGIGIGVASIIAPIYIAETSPAHLRGRLGSMQQFAIVIGIFVALLSNYIIVRISGSASNLIMGIESWKVMFWVEAIPAFLYGVAAWQLPESPRFLVSKGRMEEAQKVLSMIASVGIKEKAQEIEDTFKTHKPAKLSDLLETVAGKKRIAPIVWAGLSIAILQQLVGINVIFYYGSMLWQSVGFGESDAFLTSVISSVINLTMTIAAILLIDKIGRKPLLLIGSAGMTVTLGILACCFLFGSDASGNLTGNSGIFALLAANFYVAFFAATWGPVMWVMLGEMFNNRIRAVAIAICGLAQWGANFLVSWSFPVLVGKDGIGIGPTYLIYTTFAAISFVLVAKLVNETKGKKLEAM, encoded by the coding sequence ATGGCAGTAGAAGACAATTACAAAGTTGGACATGTCGTCATGATAACCCTTTCCGCCGCCATCGGAGGGTTCCTATTCGGCTTTGACTCGTCCGTGATTAACGGTGCAAACGTGGCCCTTAAGGGTTACTTCAACTGTAACGACATGCAGCTTGGTCTTGCGGTTTCTCTCGCATTGATCGGCGCTGCCATCGGTGCATATTTCGCCGGCCGTCTGGCCGATAAGTTTGGACGTGTGCGTTGCATGCTTGCAGCCGCCGTCCTTTTCTTTATCAGTGCAATCGGTTCTGGTCTCCCGTTCACCATCTATGATTTCATCGCTTGGCGCGTGATTGGCGGTATCGGTATCGGTGTGGCATCCATCATCGCCCCGATTTACATTGCCGAAACTTCACCGGCGCATTTGCGTGGGCGTCTAGGTTCCATGCAGCAGTTCGCCATCGTTATCGGTATCTTCGTGGCACTCCTTTCGAACTACATCATCGTCCGCATTTCGGGTTCCGCAAGCAACTTGATTATGGGCATTGAATCCTGGAAGGTGATGTTCTGGGTCGAAGCTATCCCGGCATTCCTCTATGGTGTCGCCGCCTGGCAGCTCCCGGAATCCCCGCGTTTCCTCGTGAGCAAGGGCCGCATGGAAGAAGCTCAGAAAGTGCTTTCGATGATTGCATCCGTCGGCATCAAGGAAAAGGCTCAGGAAATTGAAGACACCTTCAAGACTCACAAGCCGGCTAAGCTTTCTGACCTTCTCGAAACGGTCGCTGGTAAAAAGCGCATCGCTCCGATTGTCTGGGCAGGTCTCAGTATCGCCATCCTCCAGCAGCTCGTGGGTATCAATGTGATTTTCTATTACGGTTCCATGCTTTGGCAGAGTGTCGGTTTCGGTGAAAGCGATGCATTCCTTACGAGCGTGATTTCCAGTGTTATCAACTTGACCATGACTATCGCTGCTATTCTCCTTATCGATAAGATTGGTCGAAAGCCGCTTTTGCTCATCGGTTCTGCTGGCATGACCGTTACGCTTGGCATTCTCGCATGCTGCTTCCTCTTCGGTTCCGATGCAAGCGGTAACCTCACAGGCAATAGTGGTATTTTCGCCCTCCTCGCTGCAAACTTCTACGTGGCATTCTTTGCCGCAACATGGGGCCCGGTGATGTGGGTGATGCTCGGCGAAATGTTCAACAACCGCATCCGCGCCGTGGCAATCGCAATATGCGGCCTTGCCCAGTGGGGTGCAAACTTCTTGGTCAGCTGGTCTTTCCCGGTTCTCGTCGGCAAGGACGGCATCGGCATCGGCCCGACCTACTTGATTTACACGACATTTGCGGCAATAAGCTTTGTGTTAGTCGCCAAGCTGGTGAACGAAACCAAGGGCAAGAAACTCGAAGCCATGTAA
- the dapF gene encoding diaminopimelate epimerase — MNFSKWTGLGNDFVLLEPGESLDFSSGFEQRIIKLCDRRFGIGADGVVVVTPMENNNGVDFEMRIFNADGSEAAMCGNATRCVAKYIQTRGLAKDAATKVFNLHTKSGLVRPALLDDGRVCVDMGLPRTFLGSIKLTADCYDFTAETVSMGNPHAVIFVDDIEKIQLENWGRILEVDRQFPDRCNIEFAQVIAPGKIRMRVWERGCGVTMACGTGSCATLVAAQRTGRVGVEADVILDGGTLHIKHEEGGPVLMTGPAQEVFKGTI, encoded by the coding sequence ATGAATTTTTCAAAATGGACCGGGTTGGGCAACGATTTCGTGCTCCTTGAACCGGGTGAGTCGCTGGATTTTAGCAGCGGATTTGAACAGCGTATCATTAAACTTTGCGACCGTCGTTTTGGCATTGGTGCCGATGGCGTAGTTGTTGTGACTCCGATGGAAAACAATAACGGCGTGGATTTTGAAATGCGCATCTTTAATGCCGATGGTTCCGAGGCGGCGATGTGCGGGAATGCGACGCGCTGTGTGGCAAAGTACATCCAGACTCGCGGTCTTGCAAAAGATGCTGCTACCAAGGTTTTCAATTTGCATACGAAGAGCGGGCTTGTGCGCCCGGCGCTCCTGGATGATGGCCGTGTGTGCGTGGATATGGGGCTCCCGAGGACGTTCCTGGGCTCGATCAAGCTCACTGCTGACTGCTATGATTTTACGGCCGAGACGGTCTCTATGGGCAATCCGCACGCTGTGATTTTTGTGGATGATATTGAAAAGATTCAGCTTGAAAATTGGGGGCGCATTCTCGAAGTCGATAGGCAGTTCCCTGACCGTTGCAACATTGAATTTGCACAGGTAATTGCTCCCGGCAAGATCCGTATGCGCGTTTGGGAACGCGGCTGCGGTGTGACGATGGCTTGTGGAACTGGTAGCTGTGCAACTCTCGTGGCGGCCCAGCGTACAGGCCGAGTGGGCGTCGAAGCCGATGTCATCTTGGATGGCGGCACGCTCCACATCAAGCATGAAGAAGGTGGCCCGGTGCTTATGACTGGCCCTGCACAGGAAGTATTTAAAGGAACAATCTAA
- the ileS gene encoding isoleucine--tRNA ligase, translated as MFREVKKEETFPQIEERVLGLWDKDESFKKSLDSRPETEPYTFYDGPPFATGLPHYGHLLAGTIKDIVPRYWTMKGKKVPRGFGWDCHGLPIESLVQNELGLAGVAEIQKLGVDKFNETCRGKVLKYTSEWKKTVRRMGRWVDFDKGYKTMDKNFMESVWWVFKQCFDKGLIYQGYRIQPYSPALATPLSNFETNQGYKDRQDPSLTLIFPLNTDEAKFKDTSILVWTTTPWTLYSNFCIVVGPDMDYNLVEQDGKKYWIAASRTAAYFKNPNIVDTCKGSELVGKDYEPLSRISDAFVTPDQLSRHYKIYPADYVSTEDGTGAVHTAPSFGEEDFQKGAELDLGLFDPLDTEGKFTDKVPMWKGLGAKEADKEIIRFFKEQGRVFKQDTIVHSYPHCWRTGVPLIYRALKTWFLKIDAPVTSKDGVTKTLKEWMVENNQTVNWVPDHIKNGRFGKWLEGARDWNLSRNRFWGTPIPVWLSDDGDMIAVGSIEELQQLTGVKLDDLHKHFVDKLTIEKNGKVYRRTPEVFDCWFESGSMPYASRHYPFENKELVERSFPADFIAEGLDQTRGWFYTLTVLSNALFQKPAFKNVIVNGIILAEDGSKMSKSKRNYPDPNDLIERTGADAIRLFMINSAALKAEDLRFSEEGVKGIVKQVMLPLWNAVAFFVSNHNADAAKGQLTWKPGQEVKSDNELDRWMLATLQDLAAKVEVEMKAYRLYNVVPAVIAAVDDLTNWYVRRSRRRFWKSENDGDKNAAYATMYKVLVDFSKILAPFLPLLAEEIYQILVREVDANAPVSVHLCEFPSADKSLMDEKLVERIAMVRGMVEMGRVIRATNNVKNRMPIASMTVVAHGNEEKNVAETMKDLILEELNVREMKFLEDETKLVKLSAKPNFLAIKAKGPDYAKNMKVISAKLNSLSVDEIKALQNGETIKFDFGEVGADCLMLNRIVADGMAVEANQHFTVALDLKITDELRRACVARELVNRIQNRRKDQNYAITDKIEVTLFSASDVFKQAVAENEAYIAGETQAVSIKWAAAADGLEANDADGEAFAFTTVRA; from the coding sequence ATGTTCCGTGAAGTAAAGAAAGAAGAGACCTTCCCGCAGATCGAAGAGCGCGTGCTCGGCCTGTGGGACAAGGACGAAAGCTTCAAGAAGTCGCTTGACAGCCGTCCGGAAACCGAACCGTACACTTTCTACGATGGCCCTCCGTTTGCAACGGGCCTTCCGCACTACGGTCACTTGCTTGCCGGTACCATCAAGGACATCGTTCCGCGTTACTGGACCATGAAGGGCAAGAAGGTTCCGCGCGGTTTCGGTTGGGACTGCCACGGCCTCCCGATTGAATCTCTCGTGCAGAACGAACTCGGTCTCGCTGGCGTTGCCGAAATCCAGAAGCTTGGCGTCGACAAGTTCAACGAAACTTGCCGCGGCAAGGTGCTCAAGTACACCAGCGAATGGAAGAAGACTGTGCGCCGCATGGGCCGCTGGGTCGACTTCGACAAGGGCTACAAGACCATGGACAAGAACTTCATGGAATCTGTGTGGTGGGTGTTCAAGCAGTGCTTCGACAAGGGCCTCATCTACCAGGGCTACCGCATCCAGCCGTACAGCCCGGCTCTCGCGACTCCGCTTTCGAACTTCGAAACGAATCAGGGCTATAAGGACCGTCAGGACCCGTCTCTGACGCTCATCTTCCCGCTCAACACGGACGAAGCCAAGTTCAAGGACACGAGCATCCTCGTGTGGACGACGACCCCGTGGACACTTTATTCCAACTTCTGCATTGTTGTTGGCCCGGATATGGACTACAACCTTGTGGAACAGGATGGCAAGAAGTACTGGATTGCCGCAAGCCGTACCGCTGCTTACTTCAAGAACCCGAACATCGTTGATACCTGCAAGGGCTCTGAACTCGTGGGCAAGGACTACGAACCGCTTTCCCGTATCTCCGATGCATTCGTGACGCCGGACCAGCTGTCCCGCCACTACAAGATTTACCCCGCCGACTACGTGAGTACCGAAGACGGTACTGGCGCCGTGCATACCGCTCCTTCCTTCGGTGAAGAAGACTTCCAGAAGGGTGCTGAACTCGACCTCGGCCTTTTCGACCCGCTCGATACCGAAGGCAAGTTCACGGACAAGGTCCCGATGTGGAAGGGCCTTGGCGCGAAGGAAGCTGACAAGGAAATTATCCGCTTTTTCAAGGAACAGGGCCGCGTGTTCAAGCAGGACACGATTGTGCATAGCTACCCGCACTGCTGGCGTACCGGCGTTCCTCTGATTTACCGTGCCCTCAAGACTTGGTTCTTGAAGATTGACGCGCCTGTCACAAGCAAGGACGGCGTGACCAAGACTTTGAAGGAATGGATGGTCGAAAACAACCAGACTGTGAACTGGGTCCCGGACCACATCAAGAACGGCCGTTTCGGCAAGTGGCTCGAAGGCGCCCGCGACTGGAACCTTTCCCGTAACCGTTTCTGGGGTACGCCGATTCCGGTGTGGCTCTCTGACGACGGCGACATGATTGCCGTGGGTTCCATCGAAGAACTCCAGCAGCTCACCGGCGTGAAGCTCGATGACTTGCACAAGCACTTTGTGGACAAGCTCACGATTGAAAAGAACGGCAAGGTTTACCGCCGTACGCCGGAAGTTTTCGACTGCTGGTTCGAATCCGGTTCCATGCCGTATGCCAGCCGCCATTACCCGTTCGAAAACAAGGAACTCGTGGAACGCAGCTTCCCGGCTGACTTCATCGCCGAAGGCCTTGACCAGACTCGTGGTTGGTTCTACACGCTGACCGTGCTTTCTAACGCTTTGTTCCAGAAGCCGGCGTTCAAGAACGTTATTGTGAACGGTATTATCTTGGCCGAAGACGGTTCCAAGATGAGTAAGTCCAAGCGCAACTACCCGGACCCGAACGACCTCATTGAACGCACGGGTGCCGACGCCATTCGCTTGTTCATGATCAACTCCGCCGCTTTGAAGGCTGAAGACCTCCGCTTCAGTGAAGAAGGTGTGAAGGGCATCGTGAAGCAGGTGATGCTGCCGCTTTGGAACGCTGTGGCATTCTTTGTCTCGAACCACAACGCCGACGCCGCCAAGGGCCAGCTCACGTGGAAGCCGGGTCAAGAAGTCAAGAGCGACAATGAACTTGACCGCTGGATGCTTGCAACCTTGCAGGATTTGGCTGCCAAGGTTGAAGTGGAAATGAAGGCTTACCGCCTGTACAACGTTGTGCCTGCTGTGATTGCCGCAGTTGATGACCTCACGAACTGGTACGTGCGCCGCAGCCGTCGTCGTTTCTGGAAGTCCGAAAACGATGGCGACAAGAACGCCGCCTACGCAACCATGTACAAGGTGCTGGTGGATTTCTCCAAGATTCTCGCTCCGTTCCTCCCGCTCCTCGCCGAAGAAATCTATCAGATTCTCGTTCGCGAAGTCGATGCCAACGCTCCGGTGAGCGTGCATCTCTGCGAATTCCCGAGTGCTGACAAGTCCTTGATGGACGAAAAGCTCGTGGAACGCATCGCCATGGTGCGTGGCATGGTCGAAATGGGCCGCGTGATTCGTGCAACGAACAACGTAAAGAACCGTATGCCGATTGCTAGCATGACGGTCGTTGCTCACGGCAACGAAGAAAAGAATGTTGCTGAAACGATGAAGGACTTGATCCTCGAAGAACTCAACGTTCGCGAAATGAAGTTCCTCGAAGACGAAACCAAGCTCGTGAAGCTTTCTGCTAAGCCGAACTTCCTCGCTATTAAGGCAAAGGGGCCGGATTATGCAAAGAACATGAAGGTGATTTCCGCTAAGCTCAACAGCCTCTCGGTCGATGAAATCAAGGCTCTGCAGAATGGTGAGACGATTAAGTTCGACTTCGGTGAAGTCGGTGCCGACTGCTTGATGCTCAACCGCATCGTGGCCGATGGCATGGCTGTGGAAGCCAACCAGCACTTCACCGTGGCTCTGGATTTGAAGATTACGGACGAACTCCGCCGCGCCTGCGTGGCACGCGAACTCGTGAACCGCATCCAGAACCGCCGTAAGGACCAGAACTACGCCATCACCGACAAGATCGAAGTGACGCTGTTCTCTGCAAGCGACGTGTTCAAGCAGGCCGTCGCGGAGAATGAAGCCTACATTGCTGGCGAGACACAAGCAGTCTCCATCAAGTGGGCTGCCGCTGCCGATGGCTTGGAAGCGAATGACGCCGACGGCGAGGCATTCGCTTTCACGACCGTCCGCGCTTAG